Proteins from one Triticum aestivum cultivar Chinese Spring chromosome 7A, IWGSC CS RefSeq v2.1, whole genome shotgun sequence genomic window:
- the LOC123150447 gene encoding very-long-chain 3-oxoacyl-CoA reductase 1, giving the protein MMGGADTLLRQEPWFVSLAVLGALYTAAVVLRLLSHLALLLRRPRDLRRRYGAWAVVTGPTSGIGQSMALELARLGLNLVLVGRDPAKLQDISETISKTRSVQTKTVVFDLALVATPRGDEAVRRLREAVEGLDVGVLVNNAGVAKPCALYLHEVDVEAWVRMMRVNLCALTEVTAAVLPGMVQRGRGAVVNIGSGSSEAIPSFPLYTIYAASKRYVAQFSRSLYVEYRSKGIDVQCQAPLLVQTKMTSVVAGSGKRGRGLLQRLLVPTSEEYARAATRWIGHGPLCMPNLGHRLQWRLCRVVPDRLLDAQRLRENLRQRAVFQRLRSPRASSHANGGEQS; this is encoded by the exons ATGATGGGCGGCGCCGACACCCTCCTCCGTCAGGAGCCATGGTTCGTCTCCCTGGCCGTCCTCGGCGCACTGTACACAGCAGCCGTGGTGCTCCGCCTCCTCTCACACCTCGCCCTCCTCCTGCGCCGGCCGAGGGACCTCCGCCGCCGCTACGGGGCGTGGGCCGTCGTGACCGGTCCGACGTCCGGCATCGGCCAGTCCATGGCCCTGGAGCTCGCGCGCTTGGGCCTCAACCTCGTCCTCGTCGGCCGCGACCCCGCCAAGCTCCAGGACATCTCCGAGACCATCTCCAAGACTCGCTCCGTGCAGACAAAGACGGTCGTCTTTGACCTCGCGCTCGTCGCCACCCCTCGAG GGGACGAGGCGGTGCGGCGGCTCCGGGAGGCCGTGGAGGGGCTGGACGTGGGGGTGCTGGTGAACAACGCCGGGGTGGCCAAGCCATGCGCGCTGTACCTACACGAGGTGGACGTGGAGGCGTGGGTGCGGATGATGCGGGTGAACCTGTGTGCGCTGACGGAGGTGACGGCCGCGGTGCTGCCGGGGATGGTGCAGCGGGGCAGGGGCGCCGTCGTCAACATCGGCTCCGGGTCGTCGGAGGCcatcccttccttccccctctacACCATCTACGCCGCTTCCAAACG GTACGTTGCTCAGTTCTCCCGGAGCCTCTACGTGGAGTACAGAAGCAAAGGGATCGATGTGCAATGCCAG GCCCCGCTGTTGGTGCAGACGAAGATGACGTCGGTAGTCGCGGGGTCCGGCAAGCGGGGCCGAGGCTTGCTGCAGCGGCTGCTCGTGCCGACGTCGGAGGAGTACGCGCGCGCGGCGACGCGCTGGATCGGGCACGGCCCGCTCTGCATGCCCAATCTGGGACACCGACTGCAGTGGCGCCTCTGCCGCGTCGTGCCAGACCGGCTCCTCGACGCACAGCGCCTGCGCGAGAACCTGCGGCAGAGGGCCGTCTTCCAGCGGCTCCGGTCGCCGAGGGCGTCGTCCCATGCCAACGGCGGCGAGCAGAGCTAG